The sequence CCGGAGCCATCGACGGTCCCCTTCGCCGGGGGCTTCGCGGAGCCCTCGCCCGAGGACACGGCGGAGCCCTTCCCCGAACTCTTCGCCGAGGACTCCTTCGAAGACTTCTTCGACGGCTTCTTCGACGGCTTCTTCGACGGCTTCGCCGGGGCCTTCGTCTCCGCGGCGATCGGAAGCGGCTGCTCCGCGTTCTTCGGGATGGACCTCGGCCGGTAGTCGCTCACGGGCTGCTCGCCGAGGTCGGGGCGGACCGCGCCGAGGATCGGGTTGGCCGCGATCGGCGAGACCTTGACGTACGACCCCGGGCGCGGCGCCTGGATGACCAGACCGTCGCCGATGTAGAGCGCCACATGCGAGGCGCCCTTGAAGTAGATCACCAGGTCACCCGGGCGCAGCAGGGCCAGCGGCACGTGCGGCAGCTGCGCCCACTGCTGCTCGCTGGTGCGCGGGATGACGGTGCCCGCGTGCGCCCACGCCTGCGAGGTGAGCCCCGAGCAGTCGAACGAGTCCGGCCCCTGCGCCCCCCACACGTACGGCTTGCCGAGCTGGTCGAAGGCGTACCCTATGGCCCGGTCACCGGCCGACGAGGGAGCCCGTAGCGCCGGGTCGCCGCCCAGCGCCTTGGAGTCCATCAGCTCCTGCTGGGCCTTGTCGGTGTCGGCCTGCTCCAGCTTCTGCAGTTCGGCGATCTGCACCCCGGTCAGCCCGGCGAGCACCTGCTCGACCTGCTTGAGGTGCGCCTGCACGTCCTTCTGCTTCGTCCCGGCGACGGTCTGCGCCTGCTCGGCGGTGTCGAGTGCCTTCTGCGCCTGCGTGTTGAGCTTCTTCAGCTTCGCCTCGCCGGAGGTGAGCTGCCCGAGCACGCTCCGCTGCTGCTGCGCCATCTGCCCCAGGACGTGCCGCTGCCCGAAGAAGTCCTGCGGGGTCTGCCCGCTGAGCAGCGACAGATACGGCGACACGCCGCCGTTGCGGTACATCTGAGTGGCCATCAGCCCGAGCTGGGCCCGGCTGTCGGCGACCGCGGACTTCTGGTCCGCGAGCTGCTTGTCGATCTTCCGGGCCGCCGTGCGCTTCTGGTCGGCGGTCTCCTTGGCCTGGTTGTACGCCTCGGTGGCCGTCTCGGTCTGCTGGTAGTACGTCTGGAGCTGGGTCAGGAGCGTGGAAAGCGGCACCTGCCCGGCCGGCGGGTCGTGCGGCTGGGCGGCGGCCTGCTGGGCGGCGGGCAGCGACAGCGCCGCGGCGGCGAGCAGGGTGCCGCACACCACGGCCGAGCGGAACCACGAGCTGGGCTGACGGGCCACTGACATTCCCTCATCTCCCCATGACCGGCGGGTAACAAGCAGCGTCGGTAGCCAATCATGGATTGTCATATCTTCGACAGAGGTACGGGCCGAATCTCCGCGGAACGGACCCGCACGGCCGAGGATTCGACGCGGAGCCATCCGCGGGCCACCCGTCGTCCACCCGCCATCATCCGTCATCTCCGGCCCGGCAGGGGACTGCCCGCGACCCTGTGAGCAGGGGTCGCGGGCAGCCGTGCCGTCCCGGGGGCAGCTCCGGGGCGGCGACTCGCCCCCCAGGTCAGGCGGGATCGGTCGGCCGGGACCCGGATCAGCCGAAGTAGCTGTCGAAGTTGTGCGAGAACGCCCAGCCGCTGTAGCCGTCCCAGTTGATCGACCAGGTCATCAGGCCGCGCAGCCCAGGCCAGGAGCCGTGGGTGGTGTACGAGCCGCAGTTCGTCTTCTTCGTCAGGCAGTCGAGCGCCTGGTCCACCTGATCGGGTGACGTGTAGCCGTTCCCCGCGTTGACGGACGCGGGCAGACCGATGCCGACCTGCGAGGGGTCGAGCGCCGGGAACATGTTCGAGGTGTTGCCCGCCACCGGGAAGCCGGTGAGCAGCATGTCCGTCATGGCGATGTGGAAGTCCGCGCCGCCCATGGTGTGGTACTGGTTGTCCAGGCCCATGATCGGCCCGGAGTTGTAGTCCTGGACGGTGAGCAGGGTCAGGTCGTCGCGCAGCGCGTAGATCACCGGCAGGTACGCCCCGCAGCGCGGGTCCTGACCACCGAACGGACCCGTGCCGTAGTACTGGTAGCCCATCTGCACGAAGAACGTCTCCGGCGCCATGGTCAGCACGAAGCCGCTGCCGTACTTCGCCTTGAGCGACTTGATCGCCGCGATCAGGTTGACGATGGCCGGGGTGGTCGGGTTCTTGAAGTCGGTGTCGCCGGTGTTGAGCGAGAGCGACTGGTTCTCGAAGTCGATGTCGACGCCGTCCAGGCCCCACTGGTCGATGATCGAGCTCACCGAGGAGACGAACGCGTCGCGCGCGGCGGTGGTGGTGAGCTGGACCTCGCCGTTGGCGCCGCCGATGGACAGCAGCACCTTCTTGCCCGCGGCCTGCTTCGCCTTGATCGCGGCCTTGAAGTCCGCGTCGGACTCCACCGACGGGCACTCGCTGACCGAGCAGCGGGTGAAGTGGATGACCCCGGAGGTGGGGGAGTCGGTCTCGCCGAAGGCGAGGTCGATGATGTTCCAGTCGTCGGGGACGTCGGCGAGCTTGGTGTAGCCGGAGCCGTTGGCGAACGTCTCGTGCAGGTAGCCGACCAGCGCGTGGGTGGGCAGGTCGCCGGAGGGCGGGGAGGTCGGCGGCGTGGTCGGGGGAGTCGTCGGCGGGGTGGTGGGCGGCGTCGTCGGGGGCGTGGTGGTGCCGCTGCCCGGGCCCTGGAGCGAGATGTCGTCGGCGAGGTACGAGGGCTCGCCGTACCAGCCGTGCACGTAGACCTTCGCGGTGGTCTGCGTCGCGCCGGTGGTGAAGGACACGCTCAACGGGGCGTAGCCGGCGCCGGTGCTTGCGGTCCAGGTGGAGGTGCCGCCGTCCACCCCGAGGTAGACGTAGGAGCCGTCGACCTGGGCGGACAGCGTGTAGGCGGTGTTCGGGGCGACGGTGACGGTCTGGGCGCACTGGCCGGTGGCGGAGGCGGACGGCGTGCCCTTCAGGGCGTAACTGCCGCTGTGCGCCTGGCCGGTGACGGCCTGGGCGCCCGCGTCGCAGGTCCAGCCGGACAGGGTGCCGGACTCGAAGTCGCCGTTGGTCAGGAACTCCCCGGCGCTGGCGGACGGGGCGAGGGCGACCATGCCGCCGACGGCGAGCGCGCCCGCGAGGGCGGTCGCGGCGGCGGCGAGGGCGCGCCGGCGAGTGGGGGAGCCGGTGCGCACGGTGGGCCCGTGCGGATCGGGTGCGGTGGCGGTGGGCATGGGGGGATGCTCCTTCGGCGAGGAGTGCTCATGTCACCGGGTAGCAAACAGGTCCAGACCAATTCCGTCAATGGTCCGGACCAACATTCGCCGCCACGGGCACCCCGAACCCGCCACCACGGCACGCCACTTCCCCTCGCCGGCCCTCACCGCCGCTTCGACCACGGCCACTTGGGCCGGTTCGGATGCGGACTGCCCTCCGGGTCGTACACGAACACCCACCGGCTGCCACGGCCCTCGCCGCGCTCCCGGTGGTAGACGTGCACCTTCTCCGGGCCGCCCTCAGGAGCGGGCACGGGCACCCGGTAGTCCAACGGGGGCTGCCCGGTCATCCCCACCATGACCTCCAGCACCCGACCGTCCAGCGGCCCACCGACGAACTCGGTCTTCTCGTGTCGCACGGCCCCACACTCCCACGACCACCGGCAGGCCCACGACAGGCAACGCAGGTCGTTACGACCTGGGACGCGATGGCGAGTGGATCGGGTCGTTAGGCTGCCGGGTATGAGCAGCAGCGCGGTGCCCGCCTACCGCCGGATGAGCGTGGAGCAACGCCGCGAGCAGCTGCTCGCGGCGGCGCTCGACCTCTTCGGGCACCGCCGCCCCGAGGACGTCTCCGTCGAGGACGTCGCCGCGGCCGCGGGCGTCTCCCGCCCGCTCGTCTACCGCTACTTCCCCGGCGGCAAGCAGCAGCTCTACGAGGCCGCCGTCCTCGGCGCCGCCGACGAGCTCATCGGCCGCTTCGGCGTCCCCGCCGAAGGCCCGCCCACCCAGCGCCTCGCCGACGCCCTCGACCGCTACCTCGCCTACGTCGACGAACACGACGCCGCCTACGGCGCCCTCCTGCGCGGCGGCAGCGTCGTGGGCACCAGCCGCACCGACGCCATCGTCGACGGCGTACGCCGCCGCGCCGCCGAACAGGTCCTCCTCCACCTCGGCGTCACCGAACCCGGCATCCGCCTGTCCATGATGGTCCGCTCCTGGATCGCCTCCGTCGAAGCCGTGTCGTTGCTCTGGCTCGACAACGACAAACAACCCCCACTCCCCGAACTCCGCGGCTGGCTGGTCGACCACTTCACCGCCCTCCTCGTCGCCACCGCCGTCACCGAACCGGAAGCAGCCGAGGCAGCCGCCCTCGCCCTCTCCCAAGAAACCCCCACCAGCCCGGGCCACCAACTCCTCACCCGAGTCACCACCCTCTTCACCCCCTGACCCCCCATCCCAGCCCACACGGCCCCCCACCCCACGGCACCAAGGCACCCCCCCCGCCCCAGCCCACACGGCCCCCCACCCCAGCCCACACGGCACCCCTCACCTCACGGCACCAAGGCACCCCCCACGGTGTCGGTAGCGCCCCCCCATGGAGGACCGGAGCGGGGGCGGAGGAGGCGGGGTTCGAGACGTTCGTATATTTGTGGCGCGAGGAGTACGGCAAGGTCACGAAAACCCCGCAGGCGCCGTGAATATGCAGTCTCGAACCCCGCCGCCGCAGCCCCAGCGACCGCATCAGGACCTACAGCAACCCCGAAGCGCCAAGGACCTACAGCAACCCCGAAGCGCTCAAGCACCTACAGCAACCCCGAAGCCTTCCACAACGGCTTCGAAGCCCCCCGCAACAACCCGATCTCCTCGAAGAAGTCCATCAACCTCTTCGCCGAGTGCCGCATCATCTCCTGACGGTGCCCACTCTCCCGCACCGCCGCCACCGCCTCCGCCGGATCAAGCCCGACATTCGCATACACCTTCGGACTGATCAACGACCGTGCGATCACCCGCGCCGCCTCCGCCGACATCGCCCGCGTCAGGCCGATCTCCCACCGCGGAGCGGTCACCATCTGCCGCCGCAACTCCTCCCGCGCGTACCGGATATGCCGCGCCTCCTCCACCACATGAATCCGCGTCACACCCCGCACAAACGTCTGCACCCGCTCGTCCGGAAACGTCAACCGCTGCATCCAGTCCAGAATCTCCTCCGCCAGCAGCGTCCCGGTGAACGACCCCGGCGTGGTCGAGAACGTCTTGAGCACCCGCCCGAGCGAGTGATCCAACCTGCTCGGCCCGTACACCGGCGTCCCGAACTTCGTCACCGCCCGAGCGAACATCTTGGAGTGCCGGCACTCGTCCGCGATCTCGGTGAGCGCGTAGCGCACATGCGCACTCGTCGGATCGAGCGAATACGTGTGCCGGAGCAGCAGTTGCATGAGGATCGTCTCGAACCACACGCCCGACGCGCACAGCGACGACGCCTCGTGCCGGGACAGCGCCAACCGCTGCTCCTGCGGCATCCGCCGCCACAGCGGGGTGTCGTAGAGCGAGACCAGCTCGGGCGGCCAGAACCAGGCGCCGTCCTCGAACGGCGCCTCCCAGTCCAGCTCGATGTCAGGGTCGAAGGAGTGCTTCGCCGAGGCCGACAGCAGCCGCTCCGCCGTCTTCTCCCGGTCGATGAGGGTCGCGTCCATGGTCAACCGGCCTCCGCCGCATGAGGGTTACCTGGGGTACGGTTCTTATGAGACTCTGTGTCAACAAGCCCGTCAAGCCCTTGTGCGGCAACGGCGCCGAGTCGGACCGCGCGGACCGCGTGGACCGGACCGGCCGGGACCGGTCCGGTTCGGCCGTCGCCGCGAGCGAGGGCGCGGACACCAGCAGCCGCCCGATCGGAGTGTGTCGATGTCGACGGAAGGTCTCTACACGCAGCCGCCCACCGAGTGGACCTGGCAGGTCCCGGCCCAGGGCGCCGCCCGCTTCTCGTGGGAGTACGACGACGGCCGCGACCGCCTGCTCGCCCTGTACCAGAAGGGCAAGGACAAGCAGTGGGACGCGGTGCGCCGGATCGACTGGGACCTGGAGGTCGATCCGTACGACCCGCTCGGCACGCCCGACGAGGCGATGACGCTGTACGGCACCCGGTACTGGGACGCGATGAGCGAGCGCGACCGCGGGCTGCTGCGGCAGCACTACACCTCCTGGCAGTTCAGCCAGTTCCTGCACGGCGAGCAGGGCGCGATGGTCTGCGCGGCGCGCATCGTGGAGTCGGTGCCCGACCTGGACGCGAAGTTCTACTCGGCCACCCAGACCATGGACGAGGCCCGGCACGCCGAGATCTACGGCCGGTTCCTGCACGAGAAGGTCGGGATGCTCTACCCGATCAACGACAACCTCCAGGCGCTGCTGGGCGACACCCTGCGCGACTCCCGCTGGGACATGCCGTACCTCGGCATGCAGGTGCTGATCGAGGGGCTGGCGCTGGCCGCGTTCGGGATGATCCGCGACACCACGGACAAGCCGCTGCCCAAGCAGATCCTCGCCTATGTGATGCAGGACGAGGCGCGGCACGTCGCGTTCGGCCGGATGGCGCTGCGGGACTACTACAAGCAGCTGTCCGACGCCGAACTGCGCGAGCGCGAGGAGTTCGTCATCGAGGGCTGCTACCTGATGCGGGACCGGCTGCGCGGCACCGAGGTGCTGGCGAACTTCGGCATCCCGCAGGCCGAGGCGGTCGAGATGACCGAGCAGTCGGAGTTCCTGCACCTGTTCCGGAAGCTGCTCTTCAGCCGGATCGTGCCGTGCGTGAAGGACATCGGGCTGTGGGGGCCGCGGCTCCAGAAGGCGTACGTGGACCTGGGCGTCTTCGACCTGGGCGACTCCAACCTGGACCTGCTGATGAGTCAGGACGAGGAGATCGCCGAGCAACTGGACGCGGAGCGGTTCGCGGCCGAGGAGGCCGCCCGGGTCGCCGAGGTGACGGACGCCATCGCCCAGGGCGGTGAACCGGCCGGGGCCGCGCCCCGGACATAGCGGCCCCCGTCATGATCACGGACGCGCTAATCGTATGTTTATGTGATGAATGCTGGTCCGAGATCATCGCGCCCCGGGCGCCGTGCCACCAGGCGCACCCCGCCCCACGTGCCGGGGGAGAGCCCGCAGCAGCACGGCGAGGACCGGACGCCGCCGCCCGGCGCCCGGTCCGACCGGCGCCGCACCGCCCGCCGGGCCCGGGCCCGGCGGCGCCGGAACGCGGCGCTCGGCCTCGCCGGGCTGCTGGCCGCCGTCACCGGCACGCTGTACCTGGTGCACGGAGCCGGTGGCGGGCAGGCCGCCGCGAGGTCCGGCACCGGGAGCGGTCCGTCCGGGGAGCCCGCCGCGGCCGGCCAGGGCACCTCCGTCGCACCCTCGGCGCGCGGCGGCGACCACACGGGTACCGGGACCGACGGCACCCTCACCCTCGCCTTCGCCGGCGACGTCCACTTCACCGGCCGCACCGCCGGCCGGCTCACCGTCGACCCCGCGCTCGGCCCGATGTCCGCGCAACTGGCCGCCGCCGACTTCTCGATGGTCAACCTGGAGTCCGCGATCACCACCCGCGGCACCCCGCAGGCGAAGATCTACCACTTCCGCACCAGCCCCGCCGCCCTCACCGCGCTGCACGACTCCGGCGTCGACGCGGTCACCATGGCCAACAACCACGCCGTGGACTACGGCCCGCAGGGCCTGGCCGACTCCGTGGCCGCCAAGCACGCCTCACCGATCCCGGTGATCGGCATCGGCGCGAACCAGGCCGAGGCGTACCGCCCGTACACCGAGACCGTGCACGGCGTGCGGCTCGCGGTGCTGGCCGCCAGCCAGGTCTACGACATCACCAACTCCGACTTCCGGGCCGGTCCCGCCACCCCCGGCATCGCCTCCGCGCTGGACCGGCCGCGACTGCTGGCCGCCGTCCGCGCCGCGAAGGCGCACGCCGACGTGGTGGTGGTCTACCTGCACTGGGGCATCGAGGGCGAGAGCTGCCCGGTCGCCGACCAGAAGTCGATCGCCGCCGACCTGTCCGCGGCCGGCGCCACCGCCGTGGTCGGCACCCACGCCCATGTGATGCTCGGCTCCGGCATGCTCGGCCCCACCTATGTCGCCTACGGCTTCGGCAACTTCCTCTGGTACGGCTCCTCGCCCTACCCGCACTCCGACGACACCGGCGTGACCACGATCACCGTCACCCGCGCCGGCAAGGTCACCGGCGCCCGCTTCACCCCCGGGATCGTCGGCGGTGACGGGGTGCCGCAGCCGCAGACCGGTGCCGCGGCCGCCGGGATCACCGACCGCTACGGGCAGTTGCGGCGCTGCTCCGGCCTCACCGCCCCGCCCCGCGGGTAGTGCGAGGTCACCGTCCCGGCGGCATCCGGTCCGTGGGCATTGGTCCGGGTTCTGTAACGGTGCCGGTGCCGCCGCTCGGGCGCGGAACCGTACGGTGGGTGACGGCATCTATCCGATCGCGGACCGGGAGGCGACCCGGTCGCGCCAAGGAGCCGAGCGAGACGGAAAGCGGGCGGGGTACACATGACGGCACGGGGACGGATACCGGAGCAGCCGCCGTACGAACCGGGCGGGAACGGGGCGGGCGGCTCCGACGGGAACAGCGGCCCCTACGGGAACGACGGCGGCTGGAACGGCGGGCCCGAGTGGAACGGCGGCCCCGGCTGGAACAGTGGGCCGCCGCAGCGCTCGCGGGCGAAGTCCGCCCCGCAGGTGGTCGCGATCGCGCTGGCCGTCGCCGTCGTGGTGCTCGCCGCCGTCGTCACCGCGATCGTCGCGCCCGGTTCCGGCAAGCACTCCTCCGCCGCCGACGACCCGAAGGCGCCGCAGAACTCCGCGCATTCCGGCTCCACCGGCAGCGCGGGCACCGGCAAGACCGGTGGCGGCTCCGGCGGCAAGGGCGGCCACTCGACGGCTCCCGGCCACCAGTACCCGCTCGTGCCCGACTCGATCGTGCACGCCGCCGAGACCCCCGGCAAAGCCGTCAACATCACCATCGACGACGGGCCCGACCCGTTCTGGACGCCGAAGGTGCTGGCCGTGCTGAAGAAGCACCACGTGCACGCCACCTTCTGCATGATCGGCCCGCAGGCCCGTGACAACCCCGCCACGGTCCGCGAGGTCGTCGCCGCCGGCCACCGGCTGTGCGATCACACCGTCCACCACGACGAGGGCATGGACAAGAAGCCGGTCGCCTACCAGGAGTCGGAGATCCTGGACGCGCTGAACATGATCGAGCAGGCGTCCGGCGGCGCCCGGGTGTACTACTACCGCGCCCCCGGCGGCGCCTTCACCCCGGCCAGCCGCGCCTTCGCCGCCCAGCACGGCCTGCGCCCGCTCGGCTGGAACATCGACACCAAGGACTACGAACGCAAGGGCGTCGGCGCCATCGTCGGCACCGTCAAGTACGAGATCGGCAACGGCCCGACCATCCTCTTCCACGACGGTGGCGGCGACCGCTCGCAGACCGTGGCCGCGCTCGACCAGACCCTGACCTGGCTGCAGAGCCAGGGCTACGCGTTCAGCTTCCCGCAGGTGAACTGACCCCCGCCGCAGGCTCCTTGAGCACCGCCTCCATCACCGCGCGGGCGATCGGCGCCGCGTTGCCGCCGCCGGAGATGTCCGCCCGCACCGCGTCCGCGTCCTCCACCACCACCGCGACCGCCACCGCCGCCCGGCTGCTGCCGGGCGGTTTGGCGTAGGACAGGAACCAGGCGTACGGCGTACCGGCGTTGGCCAGGCCGTGCTGCGCGGTGCCGGTCTTCCCGCCGACCACCGCCCCCGGGATCGCCGCGTTGGTCCCGGTGCCGTCGGTGACCACCGCCTCCATCAACTGCTGCAGCGCCGCCGCCGTCCGCGTGCCGACCGCCTGGTGCAGGGTGTGCGGCCGGGTCTCGGACACGGTGGTCCCGGCGTGGTTGGTGACCCGGTCCACCAGGTAGGGCGCCATCAGCCGCCCGCCGTCGCCGACCGCGGCCGCCACCATGGCCATCTGGAGCGGCGTGGCGGTGGTGTCGTACTGCCCGATCGAGGAGAGCGCCACCTGGTCCGGGCTCATCGTGGTGTCCACGTTGCTCTTCGCGACGCTCGGCGGGATGCGCAACTCGTTGTCGTTGAAGCCGAACAGCTCCGCCTGCGCCACCACGTCCTGAGGGCCCAGGTCCGCGCCGAGCTTCGCGAACACCGTGTTGCACGAGTAGCGGAAGGCGTCGTACACGCTGGCGTCGCGGCAGCCCGGGCCCTCGTTGGTCAGCGCGACGTCCGTGCCCGGCAGCCGGTACGGGTCGGGCGAGTCGGTCGGCGCGCGCAGGTCGGTGACCTCGCCGCCGGCCAGCGCGGCCGCCGCCGTGACCACCTTGAACGTCGAACCGGGCGGGTAGGTCTGCCGGATCGCGCGGTCCAGCATCGGCTGTTCGGGGTCGGCGTTGAACCGCTTCCAGGCCGCCGTCACCGAAGGGCCCGCACCCGACAGCAGACCCGGGTCGTAGGACGGCGAGGAGACCAGCGCGAGGATGCGCCCGGTGGCCGGGTCGAGTGCGGCCACCGCGCCCCTGCGCCCGGCCAGCCCGTCGTACGCGGCCTGCTGCGCGGCCGGGTCGATCGTGGTGTGCACGTCGCCGCCGCGCTGCCGGGCGCGGGTGATCTCCCGCCACAGCGGCTGCTCGTGCAGCGCGGGGGAGGTGCCGTCCAGCAGGCCGTTCTCGGTGCCCTCCAGCAGGGTGGCGCCGTAGGTCTGCGACGCGAAGCCGGTGACCGGCGCGTACAGCGGGCCGTCGGCGTAGGTGCGGACGTACCTCAACTGGCCGCTGGTGGGCCGCGATCCGGTGACCGTGCGGGTGCCGGCGAGGATGTCGCCGCGCGGCCGGGCGTACAGCGCGATGTCGGCGCGCCGGTTGGCGGGGTTCGCGGCGTGGCCGCCGGCCTCGACGAGCTGCACCCGGGTGGCATTGGCGAGCAGCGCGAGCAGCAGCAGGAAGCAGAAGGCGGCGGCGTGCCGCACGCAGCGGTTCACGCCGTGCTCCCCGAACTCCCCGTGCTTCCCGGGCTTTCCGTGCTTTCCGGGTGCCTCGGCTTCGCGGGCGGCGGGGTGTCGGGGCCGGCCGTTCCGGCCGGCGCGGGCTGTTCGGGCTCCGGGCGGCGGGCCCGGTCGCTGATCCGTACCAGCAGCGCCACGATCAGCCAGTTGGCCACCACCGACGAGCCGCCCTGCGCCAGGAACGGCATCGCCATGCCGGTCAGCGGGATCAGGTCCATCACCCCGCCGGTGACCACGAACACCTGGAGCGCCAGGATCGACGCCAGGCCCGCCGCCAGCAGCCGCCCGAACGGGTCGCGGGTGGCCAGCGCCGCCGCGAACCCCCGGGCCACCAGCAGCGCGTACAGCCCCAGCAGCGCGCACAGCCCGGCGAGCCCCAACTCCTCGCCCGCCGTGGCCAGCACGAAGTCCGACTTCGCGGCGAACCCGACCAGGTACGACGAGCCCTGGCCGAGCCCGGTGCCCAGTGCCCCGCCGTTGCCGAAGGCGAACAGCGACTGGGCGAGCTGGCTCGGCCCCTGCCCGGCGGCGATCGACGCGAACGGGTGCAGCCAGTCCTGCACCCGCGCGTGCACGTGCGGTTCGGTCTCGCCCACGGCGGCCGCGCCGGCCGCCGCCAGCAGCAGCCCCACCGCCGTCCAGCCGGTCCGTCCGGTCGCCACGTACAGCATCACCACGAACAGGCCGAAGAAGAGCAGCGAGGTGCCCAGGTCGCGCTCCAGCACCAGGACGCCCACGCTCGCCAGCCACACCGCGATCACCGGCCCCAGCACCCGCCCGGTCGGCAACTGCAGCCGCCGCAGCCCCTTCAGCCGGCCCGCGACCGGCAACGGGCGCCCGGCGTACGCCAGCGCCGCGCGGTTCGCCGCCAGGTAGCCCGCGAAGAAGATCGCCAGCAGCACCTTCGCGAACTCGCCCGGCTGGATGGAGAACCCGGCCGCCCTGATCCAGATCCGCGCCCCGTTCACCGCGGGGAAGGCGATCGGCATGACCAGCAGCGCCAGGGCCGCGGTCACGCTCACATACGTGTACCTCGCCAGCACCCGGTGGTCGCGCAGCGCCAGCACCGCGACCGCGAACAGGCCCACCCCCAGCGAGGACCACACCAGTTGGGCCGGCGCCGCCCGCGGGCCGAGCACCGGCTCCAGGTCCAGCCGGTAGACCAGCACCAGGCCCAGGCCGTTGAGGAGCACCGCGATCGGCAGCAGCAGCGGATCGGCGTACCGGGCCCGCGCCCGCACCGCCACATGGGCCAGCAGCGCGAGCCCGCCCAGCCCGCCGCCGTACGCCAGCGCGTCCTTGGGCACCGCGCCGCTGCGGGCCAGTCCCACCTCCGCGTAGCCGTAGACCGAGATGCCCACCGCCGCGACCAGCAGGCACAGCTCCACCCCGCGGCGGGCGGCCGGGCGCGGCCGCGCGGCGCCGTGCGGGGGCACCGGGCGCGGCGGCCCGGGCGGGGGAGGAGCGGTCGCCGACGTTGCGCTCATGGGCCGTCACGCTAGCAACCGGCGACCGCTATGTCCGTTAAGTCGGATGCCGCGCCCCGTGCCGCGCCCGCCCGGCGCCTGCCGCCTGACCCGCCCGGCGCCCGCCTGCCGCCGGCC comes from Streptomyces sp. NBC_00448 and encodes:
- a CDS encoding penicillin-binding transpeptidase domain-containing protein — encoded protein: MNRCVRHAAAFCFLLLLALLANATRVQLVEAGGHAANPANRRADIALYARPRGDILAGTRTVTGSRPTSGQLRYVRTYADGPLYAPVTGFASQTYGATLLEGTENGLLDGTSPALHEQPLWREITRARQRGGDVHTTIDPAAQQAAYDGLAGRRGAVAALDPATGRILALVSSPSYDPGLLSGAGPSVTAAWKRFNADPEQPMLDRAIRQTYPPGSTFKVVTAAAALAGGEVTDLRAPTDSPDPYRLPGTDVALTNEGPGCRDASVYDAFRYSCNTVFAKLGADLGPQDVVAQAELFGFNDNELRIPPSVAKSNVDTTMSPDQVALSSIGQYDTTATPLQMAMVAAAVGDGGRLMAPYLVDRVTNHAGTTVSETRPHTLHQAVGTRTAAALQQLMEAVVTDGTGTNAAIPGAVVGGKTGTAQHGLANAGTPYAWFLSYAKPPGSSRAAVAVAVVVEDADAVRADISGGGNAAPIARAVMEAVLKEPAAGVSSPAGS
- a CDS encoding FtsW/RodA/SpoVE family cell cycle protein; the protein is MSATSATAPPPPGPPRPVPPHGAARPRPAARRGVELCLLVAAVGISVYGYAEVGLARSGAVPKDALAYGGGLGGLALLAHVAVRARARYADPLLLPIAVLLNGLGLVLVYRLDLEPVLGPRAAPAQLVWSSLGVGLFAVAVLALRDHRVLARYTYVSVTAALALLVMPIAFPAVNGARIWIRAAGFSIQPGEFAKVLLAIFFAGYLAANRAALAYAGRPLPVAGRLKGLRRLQLPTGRVLGPVIAVWLASVGVLVLERDLGTSLLFFGLFVVMLYVATGRTGWTAVGLLLAAAGAAAVGETEPHVHARVQDWLHPFASIAAGQGPSQLAQSLFAFGNGGALGTGLGQGSSYLVGFAAKSDFVLATAGEELGLAGLCALLGLYALLVARGFAAALATRDPFGRLLAAGLASILALQVFVVTGGVMDLIPLTGMAMPFLAQGGSSVVANWLIVALLVRISDRARRPEPEQPAPAGTAGPDTPPPAKPRHPESTESPGSTGSSGSTA